AGGGCGCGCACGACGACGTTGCAGGGCAGCAGCGCCGCGATCGAGGGCTCGACCTCGAGCGCCTGGTGCGCCAGCTGCGGGCGGCAGGCACCCAGGATCACCTGGGGCGCGACGTCGACGTCGAGCTTCTTCTTGAGGGTCTCGCGCAGGTCGATCTCGGTGAGGATCCCGAACCCGGCCTCGGCCAGCTGTTCGCGCACCGCCGCGACGGTCTCGTCGTACGGGCGGTCCAGGGTCGTGCTCATGGTGTAGCTGCTCATGGGCTTCCTCTCGGCTCTGGCCACCCGGGTGGGGGTGGCGCGGTGCGTTCGTCGTTGACTATACATCCCCCCAGGGGGTTGTGCTAGGTTTCGGACATAACCCCCCGAGGGGATACTTCCCTCGACACCGGCACTGACACCGACACCGCCCCAGGAGGAGCCGACATGCGCGAGATCGACATCGACCAGGCCGCCACCGAGCTCGAGAAGGGCGCGACGTTCATCGACGTCCGCGAGCCCGCCGAGTACGCCGAGGGCCACCTGCCCGGCGCGGTGAACATCCCGATGGGCCAGCTGCCCGGCCGCACCGACGAGCTCGACAAGGACGAGACCGTCCACGTCGTCTGCGCCTCGGGCAACCGCAGCGGCGCCATGACCGACTTCCTGACCGGCAGCGGCTTCGACGCCGTGAACGTGGCGGGCGGCACCTCCGCCTGGATCCGCGCCGGCCGACCGACCGAGAAGTGAGGAGCCCCAATGAGCGAGCACACCACTGACAGGAACGACCTGATCGTGCGGGTCATCGAGACCCCCACCCTGGGCGACCGCAGCTATGTCGTCCACGACGGCGAGGTCGCGATCGTCATCGACCCGCAGCGCGACATCGACCGGGTCCTGGAGATCCTCGAGGCCGACGGCGTGCGCCTGACCCACGTCTTCGAGACCCACATCCACAACGACTACGTCACCGGCGGCCTCGCCCTGGCGCGCGAGACCGGCGCGGCGTACCTGGTCAACGGCGAGGACGACGTGTCCTTCGACCGCACGCCCGTCGCCGACGACGAGGTCGTCGAGGTGGGCGAGCGGATCGCGGTGCGCGCCATCGCGACCCCCGGCCACACCTTCAACCACCTGTCGTACGCCGTCACCGACGGCGGCGAGCCGTTCGCGGTCTTCACCGGCGGCTCGCTGCTCTTCGGCGCGACCGGCCGACCCGACCTGATGGGCGAGGAGCACACCGACGCCCTGGTGCGCCACCAGCACGCCTCGGCGCACCGCCTGGCCGAGGAGCTGCCCGACGAGGCCGAGGTCTACCCGACCCACGGCTTCGGATCGTTCTGCTCCGCGACCCAGACCGACGCGACCTCGTCGACGATCGGGCAGGAGAAGACGCAGAACCCCGTCCTGACCCAGGACGAGGAGACCTACGTCCGCGAGCTCCTCGACGGGCTGGGCGCCTACCCGGCGTACTACGCCCAGATGGGCCCGCGCAACGAGGCAGGCCCCGACGCCCCCGACCTGAGCACCCCCGAGCGTGCCGACGCGGCCGAGCTGCGCCGGCGCATCGAGGCCGGCGAGTGGGTCGTCGACCTGCGCAACCGCACCGCGTTCGCGGCCGGGCACGCCCCGGGCACCGTGAACTTCGGGCTCGACGGCGGCTTCGCGACGTACCTGGGCTGGCTCATCGAGTGGGGCACCCCGGTGACCCTGCTCGGCGAGAGCGCCGAGGACGTGGCCGAGGCCCAGCGCGAGCTGGTCCGCATCGGCATCGACCGCCCGGCGGCGCACGCCACCGGCGGCCCGAAGGACTGGACCGACGGTGACCTCGGCAGCTTCGAGACCGGCACCTTCGCCGACCTGGCCCAGGTGCGGCACCACCGCCCGGTGGTCGTGCTCGACGTCCGTCGCGTGGACGAGCACGAGAAGGCCGCCATCGACGGCGCCGTGAACATCCCGATCCACGAGATCCCGCGACGCGTCGACGAGGTGCCCGAGGGCGAGGTCTGGGTGCACTGTGCCGGGGGCTACCGCGCCTCGGTCGCCGCGTCCTTCCTCGCCGCCGCCGGCCGGACCCTGGTCTCGATCGACGACACCTTCGACAACGCCGAGAAGGTCGGGCTGCACCTGGTCGGCCCCGAGGCCTGAGCGTGACCCCTCTCCTGGTGGTGCTCGCCGTCGCGGCGGGCGCCCTCGTCGGCCTGTCCCTGGGCGCGCTCGGCGGCGGCGGGTCGATCCTGGCCGTGCCGGTGCTGGTCTACCTGCTGGACCAGTCCCCGGCGCAGGCCACGACCGGCTCCCTCGTGGTGGTCGGCGTGACCTCGCTGGCCGGAGCGGTCTCCGCCCACCGCCAGGGCAACGTGCTGCTGGGGCGCGGCGTCACCTTCGGCGTCGTCGCGATCGGCGGCGCCGCGGCCGGCGCCAAGGCCTCGGCCTCGGTCAGCGAGGACGTCCTGCTCGCCTCGTTCGCCGCGCTGATGCTGCTCGTCGGCGGCCTGATGGCCTGGCGCCGGCTGGGCCACGGCGACCCGACCAGGCCCGACCGGGGCGAGCGCCCCGGGCTCGACGACCCGATCATCACCTTCAGCCCGACCTTCGGCTGCAACTGCCCCCGGGCGCTCAAGGTGCTGGTGACCGCGACCGCGGTCGGCCTGCTCACCGGGTTCCTCGGCGTCGGCGGCGGGTTCCTCGTGGTGCCCGCGCTGCTGCTGGCGCTCGCGCTGCCGATGACGTACGCCGTGGGCACGTCGCTGGTGGTCATCACCATCACCTCGGCCTCGGCGCTGGTCGTGCGGGCCGGCTCCGGCGTCAGCCCCGACTGGGGGCTGGTCCTGGTCCTCACGCTGGCCTCCTCGGTCGCGGCCGTGCTGGGCGCCCGCCTGGCCGACCGGATCGACACCGACAAGCTCCAGGGAGCGTTCACGCTCCTCGTCCTGGGCGTCGCGGTCTACACCGCCGCCCGCGCCTTCCCGGCGCTCCTCTGACCCACGGAACGGAAACCCATGAGCACCACCACCACCCCGAGCCACCGGGCCGGGACGCCCCCCGACGAGACCGCGCCGCCCGCGGCCGGCCCCCTGGGCCGCCTCGGCCTGTGGGTCACCAGCCACGGCAAGCTCGTGGCGATCGTGTGGGCCCTGCTGATCGTCGGCCTGGGCGTCTTCGCGCCCTCGGTCGAGAAGAACCTCTCCGGGGCCGGCTGGCAGGCCGACAGCTCCGAGTCCGTGGCCGCGCGCGAGCTCGCCCAGGACAGCTTCGGCGGCAACGCCTCCTCGGCGATCCAGGTCGTCGTGCACTCCGACGACGGCCCGGTCACCGAGGGTGAGGGCGAGGCCGTCCTGGCCGAGGTGACCGCGATCCTCGAGGACGAGCCGCGCATCGCCGACGTGCTCGCCCCGCAGCCGGGCGCCACCCTGTCGGAGGACGGCTCCACCGCGATCGTGCTGGCCGGCGCCGGCGCCGACACCAACGAGATGGTGCGCGTCGCGACCGACATCAAGGAGGAGCTGCAGGAGCTGTCGACCGACAGCGTCCAGGTCAACCCGACCGGCTCCTCGCTGCTGTGGTCCGACTTCAACGAGGCCAACCTCGAGGCCATGCTGCAGTCCGAGCTGATGTCGTGGCCGGTGACGATGGCCATCCTGGTGCTCGCCTTCGGCGCGCTGGTGGCCGCCGGTCTCCCGCTCATCCTGACCCTCTCCGGCCTGGTCGCCTCGGCGGGCTCGCTGGTGCTCATCAACGAGCTGGTGCCGGTCTCCATCTGGGCGATGAACTTCGCGATGATGTTCGCGCTGGCGCTGGGCATCGACTACGCGCTGTTCCTGGTCGTGCGCTACCGCGCCGCCCGGGCCGCGCGGCCCCACGACAAGCCCTGGGCGATCGCGCAGATGATGGACACCGCCGGCAAGGCCGTGCTGCTCTCGGGCCTGACCGTGCTGGTCTCCCTCTCCGCGGTGATGATCGTGCCCTCGCCGTCCTTCCGGTCCATGGCCGGCGGCATCATGCTCTCGGTCGTCTTCATCCTGGCCGCCACGCTGACCCTGCTGCCACTGGTGCTGCACAAGCTCGACGACAAGATCAACAAGGGCGCCCTGCCCTGGGCGAAGTCCGGTGAGCACCGCTCGCCGCGCTTCGAGGCCTGGGGCGAGCGCCTGTGGAAGCGTCCCCTGGTCTGGGGTCTCGCCTCGCTGGTGGTCCTGCTCGCGCTGGCCGCGCCGGTGCTGGGCCTGAAGACCGCGATGCCCTCGATCAAGGTCCTGCCCGAGGAGTCCTCGGCCCGCGTCGGCTACGACCTGGTCCAGGAGTCCTTTGGCGAGGGCGCCCCCGGCACGCTGCAGGTCGTCGCCGACAAGGCCGACGCCGAGGCGACCACCGAGGCGCTGAACGCCGACTCCGGCATCGCCGGTGCCATGCCGCCGATGCCGGCCAGCGACGACAGCGACCTGGTGCTCATCCAGGCCGTCCCGACCGTCGACCCGTCCGACCCCGAGCTCGGCGAGACCGTCGACCGGCTGCGGGCCGACCTGCCCGAGTCCGCCCTCGTCGGCGGCGCCGCGGTCGAGAACCTCGACCTCAAGGCCCAGCTCGACGAGTCCACCCCCCTGGTCATCGGCATCGTGATGGTGCTCGGCTTCCTGTTGCTGCTCTTCGCCCTGCAGGCGCCGCTCATCTCCCTGCTCGGCACCCTGGCCAGCCTGCTCTCGACGGCCGCCGCCTTCGGCGTGGCCCGGCTGATCTTCCAGGAGGGCTACGGCTCCGACCTGCTCGGCTTCGAGCCCCAGGGCTTCCTCGATGCCTGGGCGCCGGTGTTCTTCTTCGCGATGATCTTCGCGATCGCGATGGACTACACGGTCTTCCTCCTGGCCTCGGCCAAGGAGCACTACGAGCGCACCGGCGACCCCAAGGACGCCATGGTCGGGTCGCTGGCCCACTCGGGCCGGGTGATCTTCGCCGCCGGCGCGGTGATGGTGGCGGTGTTCTTCACCTTCGCCCTCTCCGGGCCGATCCCGCCCAAGGAGATGGGTGTCGTCCTGGGCATCGCGGTGCTGCTCGACGCCTTCCTGGTGCGCCTGGTGCTGCTGCCGGTGATGCTGCGCCTGACCGGCAGGGCCGCCTGGTACACCCCGGCCTGGCTGCGCAAGGTGCTGCCCAACATCACCTTCGCCCACGACTGATCCCGTTCCCCACCCCGCGGCTGACGCCGCAGAGAGGAGGGCACCATGTGCCGTCCCACCACCTGCAAGACCTGCAAGAAGACCACCTGGGCCGGCTGCGGCAACCACGTCGCCCAGGTCAAGGCGAGCGTCCCGGCCGGGCAGTGGTGCCCGGGCCACTCCAAGGCCGAGCTCCAGCAGGCGCAGGCCGATGCCAAGGCCTCCGGCTCCCAGGGCGGTTGGTTCAGCCGCCTCCTGGGTCGCTGACCCGCCCCTGGTCCCGCGAGCCGGCCGGTTCGAACGAGCCGGCTCGCGGGGACCGGGAACAACGCGGAGGCGTCACCTGTTGGGACCAGTAACCCCCCTAGGGGTTGCACGCTTCCGACCGAACAGGAGACCACCCATGGCCACCACCGACCTGACCGCCGAGACCTTCGAGACCACCGTCGCCGAGAACGAGATCGTGCTGGTCGACTTCTGGGCCTCGTGGTGCGGCCCGTGCCGCCAGTTCGCCCCGGTCTTCGAGAAGGCCTCGGAGGAGAACTCCGACATCGTCTTCGCCAAGGTCGACACCGAGGCCGAGCAGAGCCTGGCCGCGGCCGCCAACATCACCTCGATCCCCACGCTGATGGCGTTCAAGGACGGCAACCTCGTCTTCGCCCAGCCCGGCGCCCTGCCGGCACCCGCGCTCGGCGAGCTCATCGGCGCGGTGCGCGCCCTCGACGTCGAGAAGGCCAAGGCCGAGGCCGCCGCCCAGTCCGGCTCCTGAGCCGCAGCACCACCACCACCCACCCGCCCGGAGGACCTGCTGGTCCCCCGGGCGGGTGAGTGCGTTCCTGGTTAGGGTCGTCCCCACCGTCGTACGGATGAGCGGACGAAGGAGGCCGGGTGCTGCACCTGCTGGCGATCGGGACCCTCGTGGGCCTGGGTCTCCTCACCCTGGCCGTCCTCCACCGTGCCCTCGCCGTCGACAGCGCACCGCTGCTGGTGCTCCCGCACGCCTCGGGACGGGTGCCGCAGCAGCACGCGCTCTCGCGCTACCACCCGCGCTGGTACGCCGCCAGCGTCGTCTTCCTCGCCTTCGACGTCGAGATGCTCTTCATGTACCCCTGGGCCGTGGTCGTCGAGGACCTCGGCCCCGGCGCGGTCATCGAGATGTTCGGGTTCCTGGCCGTCCTGCTGGCCGCCGTCGCCTGGGCGCGCCGCGAGGGGGCGTTCCGATGGGCCTGAGGGACCTCGTCGTGCGCGTCGCGACCCGCCGCCCCCGGGTCCTGGTCGTGGAGATGCCCGGCGGTGCGCCGACGCGGATGGCGGTCGAGCGCGAGCTCGACCGACGCGGCTGGCCGGTCGGCACCGCCCCGGGGAGCGCCGACGTGCTGCTCCTGGCCGGGGAGGTCCCCGAGCCGCTGGCCGAGGCGGTGGAGCTGCTCTGGGACCAGCTGCCGGGCCCTCGGGCCCGCGCCTGCCCGAGCGGGCCCGGCGACGTCGCGCACGAGCTCGACGCCGCCCAGGCGTCCCTGCGGGACGACCTCCAGCAGCGGGCCGACGCCCGCGAGCGCGACCGCGAGCCCGCGAGCTCGTGGGTCGAGGACGACGTGGACCACGGCGACCACGGCGACCACGGCGACATGGAGATGGCGCCGGGCGGGATCCCGCTCGCCGAGGGCGACGACGACCGCGACGGCCTCGAGATGGACGTCCTGGTCCACCCGCTCGGACCCCTGCTCGACCACTGGCCCGGCGGCCTCGAGCTGCGCACCCGGCTGCACGGCGACGTCGTGGCGCAGGCGGAGGTCCACCGCCCGGCAGCGGAGGCGGCGGAGGCCGCGGACGACGGACCGGTCGCCGTGGCGACCTGGGACGCCGTGGCCACCGTGCTGGCGCTGGTCGGCGACGAGGTCTGGGCACGGCGAGCGCGTGCGCTGCGCGACCAGCACCTCGGGCTGGATGGCGCCGGCGACCAGCACGCCGTGCGTGCGCACCTGGCCCGGCTGGCCCGCACCCACGTGCTCCCCCACTCCGTGGCCGACGTGCTCGGGCGGCTGCTCGACGAGCGGCTCGA
The Nocardioides marinisabuli genome window above contains:
- a CDS encoding MMPL family transporter produces the protein MSTTTTPSHRAGTPPDETAPPAAGPLGRLGLWVTSHGKLVAIVWALLIVGLGVFAPSVEKNLSGAGWQADSSESVAARELAQDSFGGNASSAIQVVVHSDDGPVTEGEGEAVLAEVTAILEDEPRIADVLAPQPGATLSEDGSTAIVLAGAGADTNEMVRVATDIKEELQELSTDSVQVNPTGSSLLWSDFNEANLEAMLQSELMSWPVTMAILVLAFGALVAAGLPLILTLSGLVASAGSLVLINELVPVSIWAMNFAMMFALALGIDYALFLVVRYRAARAARPHDKPWAIAQMMDTAGKAVLLSGLTVLVSLSAVMIVPSPSFRSMAGGIMLSVVFILAATLTLLPLVLHKLDDKINKGALPWAKSGEHRSPRFEAWGERLWKRPLVWGLASLVVLLALAAPVLGLKTAMPSIKVLPEESSARVGYDLVQESFGEGAPGTLQVVADKADAEATTEALNADSGIAGAMPPMPASDDSDLVLIQAVPTVDPSDPELGETVDRLRADLPESALVGGAAVENLDLKAQLDESTPLVIGIVMVLGFLLLLFALQAPLISLLGTLASLLSTAAAFGVARLIFQEGYGSDLLGFEPQGFLDAWAPVFFFAMIFAIAMDYTVFLLASAKEHYERTGDPKDAMVGSLAHSGRVIFAAGAVMVAVFFTFALSGPIPPKEMGVVLGIAVLLDAFLVRLVLLPVMLRLTGRAAWYTPAWLRKVLPNITFAHD
- a CDS encoding DUF302 domain-containing protein; amino-acid sequence: MSSYTMSTTLDRPYDETVAAVREQLAEAGFGILTEIDLRETLKKKLDVDVAPQVILGACRPQLAHQALEVEPSIAALLPCNVVVRALDDSTTVVEAFDPDVMMTVGLGDAGGPAGDAIRSVATDARERLSAALASLEGTT
- a CDS encoding MBL fold metallo-hydrolase, which translates into the protein MSEHTTDRNDLIVRVIETPTLGDRSYVVHDGEVAIVIDPQRDIDRVLEILEADGVRLTHVFETHIHNDYVTGGLALARETGAAYLVNGEDDVSFDRTPVADDEVVEVGERIAVRAIATPGHTFNHLSYAVTDGGEPFAVFTGGSLLFGATGRPDLMGEEHTDALVRHQHASAHRLAEELPDEAEVYPTHGFGSFCSATQTDATSSTIGQEKTQNPVLTQDEETYVRELLDGLGAYPAYYAQMGPRNEAGPDAPDLSTPERADAAELRRRIEAGEWVVDLRNRTAFAAGHAPGTVNFGLDGGFATYLGWLIEWGTPVTLLGESAEDVAEAQRELVRIGIDRPAAHATGGPKDWTDGDLGSFETGTFADLAQVRHHRPVVVLDVRRVDEHEKAAIDGAVNIPIHEIPRRVDEVPEGEVWVHCAGGYRASVAASFLAAAGRTLVSIDDTFDNAEKVGLHLVGPEA
- a CDS encoding rhodanese-like domain-containing protein yields the protein MREIDIDQAATELEKGATFIDVREPAEYAEGHLPGAVNIPMGQLPGRTDELDKDETVHVVCASGNRSGAMTDFLTGSGFDAVNVAGGTSAWIRAGRPTEK
- a CDS encoding NADH-quinone oxidoreductase subunit A yields the protein MLHLLAIGTLVGLGLLTLAVLHRALAVDSAPLLVLPHASGRVPQQHALSRYHPRWYAASVVFLAFDVEMLFMYPWAVVVEDLGPGAVIEMFGFLAVLLAAVAWARREGAFRWA
- the trxA gene encoding thioredoxin, giving the protein MATTDLTAETFETTVAENEIVLVDFWASWCGPCRQFAPVFEKASEENSDIVFAKVDTEAEQSLAAAANITSIPTLMAFKDGNLVFAQPGALPAPALGELIGAVRALDVEKAKAEAAAQSGS
- a CDS encoding sulfite exporter TauE/SafE family protein, giving the protein MTPLLVVLAVAAGALVGLSLGALGGGGSILAVPVLVYLLDQSPAQATTGSLVVVGVTSLAGAVSAHRQGNVLLGRGVTFGVVAIGGAAAGAKASASVSEDVLLASFAALMLLVGGLMAWRRLGHGDPTRPDRGERPGLDDPIITFSPTFGCNCPRALKVLVTATAVGLLTGFLGVGGGFLVVPALLLALALPMTYAVGTSLVVITITSASALVVRAGSGVSPDWGLVLVLTLASSVAAVLGARLADRIDTDKLQGAFTLLVLGVAVYTAARAFPALL